In the genome of Fulvivirga maritima, one region contains:
- a CDS encoding type IX secretion system membrane protein PorP/SprF has product MREIYLIVLILLASIKVYSQGLIFSQYEQSVLETNPARIALYPELRVTAQYRETSLTDGEKANQSLLTATYPLFSSDDRLRSGIGLSVTRQQTGTDMKYITNAVQGGYAYNVYLNRSSLLSFGVNLGWFQQYFSNGTIYTGAQWDSFNGFDSSLPTGEPDSFEKKEFCKSRSRFKLL; this is encoded by the coding sequence ATGAGAGAAATTTACCTGATAGTATTAATTTTATTAGCTTCCATTAAAGTATATAGCCAGGGCTTAATTTTTAGTCAGTATGAGCAATCTGTGCTAGAGACTAATCCGGCAAGAATAGCTTTATACCCTGAGTTAAGAGTCACTGCACAATACAGAGAAACGTCTTTGACTGATGGAGAAAAGGCGAACCAGTCTTTGCTTACAGCCACCTATCCCTTGTTTTCATCAGATGATCGATTGCGCAGCGGAATAGGGCTATCAGTAACTCGCCAACAGACGGGAACTGATATGAAATATATTACCAATGCAGTGCAAGGAGGGTATGCCTATAATGTGTATCTAAACAGAAGTTCACTTTTATCTTTTGGTGTTAATTTAGGTTGGTTTCAGCAATACTTTAGTAATGGAACCATCTACACAGGGGCACAATGGGATAGTTTTAACGGCTTTGACTCTTCGTTACCAACGGGAGAGCCGGACTCCTTTGAGAAAAAAGAATTTTGTAAATCTAGGAGCAGGTTTAAATTATTATAA
- a CDS encoding FG-GAP-like repeat-containing protein: MINVLRFFAGMFLVLFACNGSYSQQFSIINDELPDVGDGASAWADINGDGWSDLVLFGIQADNTKITDVFFNDTDGTFSSMGSGFPGLSNGDIAIADFNNDGRPDIVITGVDDSNNPLSLIYYYGQSGFYLLSHTLTGLGFGNIQVIDFNNDGLKDVLISGVDEEGERHTLLYQNTGDNFEESNDLFEGMSQGDIEVADFNKDGWEDILMNGLDNNNQPRSYYYLNDGKGGFTLTSTSLIGLSNGNIKAADINEDGFPDVWISGTRYGNDYTQLYINNDGSNFTLVQNFDEATLSNAAFGDYNQDGHIDLYYGGLNGQDFNAYLLRNNNGQLLDTSTPLAGIISGEANWVDLDNDGRLDLFVTGYSINSPISNVYHNNSSETNSNPTAPSALQVEVVADTARFSWTAGSDVESAVDGLTYNLYLGSQPGIQDIKSPLSDISTGTLLSPNMGGITGLAYDLNSLEEGLYYWGVQTVDQSYNSSSFAQEQSFYVCYDIQITTKRIDCGERVILSYSDKQAGDSPSWFMNGSSLPISNEDTLTIDAANASLINLTVNRALGCIVETSIEVEANPETVINSGGDKVICLGDTVQLGGSPTASGGLLPYHYEWEGSDAISDKEAANPNVWPSVNTTYTLKTYIEDCLIDSTGLTVAVNPLPEVEAGNDIAIGLNEVGILNASGAIEYQWSPEEGLNSPFDNAYVEVSPQISSYYYVRGTDNNGCSLTDSVLVKVNAEIFIPNYFSPDGDGNNDVFKIYGTGIESVKLEIFNLQGKRLATINSKEDEWNGIYNGEKQPSGIYMWKIQGHYYDGRPLSYQNKQQGTFRLAR; encoded by the coding sequence ATGATTAATGTGTTGCGCTTTTTTGCAGGAATGTTTTTAGTCCTGTTTGCATGTAATGGCTCCTATTCTCAGCAATTTTCCATAATCAATGATGAACTTCCTGATGTAGGTGATGGAGCATCAGCTTGGGCTGATATTAATGGAGATGGTTGGAGTGATTTGGTTTTGTTTGGAATACAGGCAGATAATACCAAAATAACAGATGTTTTCTTCAATGATACCGATGGAACCTTTTCCTCTATGGGGTCTGGTTTTCCAGGGCTATCCAATGGAGATATCGCTATTGCAGATTTTAATAATGATGGTAGGCCAGATATAGTTATTACTGGAGTAGATGATTCAAATAATCCTTTAAGCCTCATATATTATTATGGGCAGTCTGGTTTTTACCTGTTAAGTCATACTTTGACAGGATTAGGTTTTGGTAATATTCAGGTGATTGACTTCAATAACGATGGATTGAAAGACGTGCTTATTAGCGGAGTAGATGAAGAGGGTGAAAGACATACACTTTTATATCAAAATACGGGAGACAATTTTGAAGAGTCCAATGACCTTTTTGAAGGGATGAGTCAGGGAGATATAGAGGTTGCTGATTTTAATAAAGATGGATGGGAAGATATTTTAATGAACGGGTTAGATAATAATAATCAACCTCGGTCATATTATTATCTAAATGATGGTAAGGGAGGTTTTACACTCACGTCCACTTCTTTGATTGGCCTAAGCAATGGCAATATTAAAGCCGCAGATATTAATGAAGATGGATTTCCAGACGTCTGGATTAGTGGAACAAGATATGGTAATGATTATACACAGTTATATATTAATAATGATGGGTCAAACTTCACGTTAGTTCAAAATTTTGATGAAGCTACCTTGAGTAATGCCGCCTTTGGAGACTATAACCAAGATGGACATATTGACTTGTATTATGGAGGGCTTAACGGTCAGGATTTTAATGCCTACTTGCTTAGAAATAATAATGGTCAATTACTAGATACATCCACGCCTTTAGCAGGTATTATATCCGGCGAAGCTAATTGGGTGGATTTAGATAATGATGGCAGGTTAGATCTTTTTGTTACGGGGTATTCTATTAACTCGCCTATAAGTAACGTATATCATAATAATAGTTCAGAGACAAATAGTAATCCAACGGCGCCTTCAGCCCTTCAGGTAGAAGTGGTTGCTGATACTGCTCGTTTTTCATGGACAGCAGGTAGTGATGTGGAGTCAGCTGTAGATGGATTGACTTATAATCTATACCTAGGAAGTCAACCCGGTATTCAGGATATAAAAAGCCCTTTATCAGATATTTCAACAGGAACTTTACTTTCACCTAACATGGGGGGGATTACAGGGCTTGCTTACGATCTTAATTCACTGGAAGAGGGACTTTATTATTGGGGAGTGCAGACAGTAGATCAAAGTTATAACAGTTCTTCATTTGCTCAGGAACAAAGCTTTTATGTTTGTTATGATATACAAATCACCACCAAAAGAATAGATTGTGGTGAACGTGTAATACTTAGTTATAGTGATAAACAGGCAGGAGATAGTCCTTCTTGGTTTATGAATGGGTCTTCTCTACCTATTTCTAATGAAGATACACTAACCATAGATGCTGCAAATGCTTCACTGATAAATTTAACAGTAAATAGAGCCTTAGGGTGTATTGTTGAAACTTCAATTGAAGTAGAAGCAAATCCTGAAACAGTAATTAATTCAGGAGGTGATAAGGTGATTTGCCTGGGAGATACTGTTCAACTGGGAGGTTCTCCTACTGCTTCAGGTGGATTATTGCCATATCATTATGAATGGGAGGGAAGTGATGCTATAAGTGATAAAGAAGCTGCTAACCCTAATGTATGGCCTTCTGTAAATACTACCTATACTTTAAAGACTTACATAGAAGATTGCCTTATTGATAGTACAGGTTTGACAGTAGCAGTAAATCCACTGCCAGAAGTGGAAGCAGGGAATGACATTGCCATTGGTTTAAATGAAGTGGGAATCCTTAATGCCTCAGGGGCGATAGAATACCAATGGAGTCCGGAAGAGGGATTAAACTCGCCATTTGATAATGCCTATGTTGAAGTAAGCCCTCAGATAAGTAGTTATTACTATGTGCGAGGAACAGATAATAATGGCTGCTCATTAACAGACAGTGTGCTGGTAAAGGTGAATGCAGAGATTTTTATTCCTAATTATTTTAGCCCTGATGGAGATGGTAATAATGATGTGTTTAAAATATACGGGACAGGAATTGAAAGTGTAAAGCTGGAAATTTTCAATCTTCAAGGTAAGCGGTTGGCAACAATAAACAGTAAGGAGGATGAGTGGAATGGGATTTACAATGGAGAGAAGCAGCCATCAGGTATTTATATGTGGAAAATTCAAGGGCATTACTATGATGGACGTCCTTTGAGTTACCAAAATAAACAACAGGGAACATTCAGATTAGCCAGATAA